CTGAGCTGTTGCCACTGTTACCTGGCAGGTAGCCTGAATATTATTAACCGTCTGGGCCGTAATCGTTGCCGTTCCTTTGGCAATCGCGGTCACTAAACCTGACGATGTCACTTCAACAACACTATTATCTGAACTAGACCACAATAAATCTCTTGAATCGGTTGTATTATCCGGAAAAAAACAAACACTTAATAAATAGGTCCCCTGTTTTTCCAATGCCAGTTGGTCCAAATTTATTGTCATTCCAGTCATCGGAATGGCTTTTACCTTAACCTGACAACTTGCCCGCAGATCTCCGGTTACACTGACGGCGCTAATAACCGCTTCCCCTGGCCCGATCGCTGTGACCACACCATCTTCATCGACAACGGCTACCTCGGTATTTGAAGATTGCCACCCCATATCCCTGCCAATGGTTGCATTTTCCGGGTAGATACTGACACTCAGTCCGGCCGTTTGGGCAACGTTCATTTCCATAAATCCAATCGGCAGCGTAATCGACTCTGTTGGGATCGGCTGTTGCGTCTTAAGTTGTTCGACACTTCCATCAACCGCCTCCTGAGAGGCCTGGAGATCGGCTGCAATCGACATCGCCTGATTATAAATCGCTCCAAATGTCGAATCCGCTATTAGTTGATTAAAATACGGGCTCATTTCTAACTGCGCTAACGCTTCTAACAATTGATCCTTATTCGCAGTGTCGATAGGCGAGACATTCCCACTAAGGGGTTGTCCCAGATCAGCACCGTTTCCCCATAACGAAAATTGAACCCGAATAACGTCTCCAGCTTCGGGAATATATCCCGCCATTTCACTGCCAATCAGTTGATTATTAATTGAACACATCCAGGCTGACATCGTGCTATAGTCTTGTTCTCCCAGTTGCCCTGGCGAAATTAAGCCAATTTCGTTTAAGCTGGCCGACGTCGGAGCCAACTCTCCATTCGTGTTGGCGTCCATCGCGGTGATCGTCGCAGGCACACTATCACCGCGGTCTTGAGCACCAACAATCGCCGCAAGTCCTTCACCTCGCCAGATCAATCCATTCCTTACGGTTCGAGTAAGAATACTTTCAAGATTTTCGCCGTCATTGATCGCGACCAGGGTTGGTTCCAAAATAAACCCACCCTGCAGCGTCAATTTTTCTACCGAGATCGTCACACTTTTTTGCGGTAATTCAGTTTGTTTGGCAATCAATGTCGTCATATTCGCGGTTAACACTAATACCACCAGCAAACCTAAATTGACGATCTTTTTAATTAACTTATGTTTCATTTTATCTCATCACCCTTATCTAAACTGTTTTACGGCTAAAAACTAATTAATCTTATTTCAGACTAAATTTTTATCAACAAACGGTCTTGCGGTTGGACCAGGTGCTGCTTCGCCCTTTGGTACCACCACCACCCGAATTCCTTCCAAGCGATAACCAAAACCGGCAGTTCCCGCATTTGCTCCATTTTGGGCCCAATCCAACCAACCGAAATTCTGGGCATGAACCTGATAATACACATCAAATTGATTCGCATCTGATCCGGTCAACGCGATTTCAATCCCTTCCAGCCGTAGTCCCTGTCCTTTTGTTCCACTCATATCGCCATTGCGTTTCCAATCCTTTTCCCAGCCAATATTTTCGATATGGGTTTTATACTGAATCCCCAGATCATAATCCGCGGCACCATCTAATTTAACTTCAATGCCTTCCAATCTTAACGAACGTCCTGAAGTTCCACTCATCTCGCCATTGTTTTTCCAATCCTTTTCCCAACCAACATTTTGGATATGGGTGTGATAGGTGACACTAACAGGTTCACTTATCTCAGGAATCGCCGCCTTTAACTGATCGTGCAGATCCCGAACCTGTTTAGTCGTCGCCTCCAGATTGGCCATCATCGCATCGGCTTGGTCGTACAAGGTCTTAAATGTTGCATCCTTCATGTATTCACTCTTATTACTGCTGCTGTTAATCTCCGCCAGCAATTTCGTCAATGCCGTTTTATCGGTTTGATTGATCGGTGTCATTCCGCCTTGAAAATCCTGTCCCAGATCAGCACCGTAACCCCACAAGGTAAATTGCAACCGAAAAACATCGCCATCGGCTGGTGTATAACCATCCAATCCATAACCGGGAAAAGCATTATTAACCGAATACATCCAGCCGGACATCGGGCTATAATCTTTTTCCGATAATCGATCTGGATAGGTTAACCCCTCGGCCAAGGCACTTTCAGTTGTTGGTGCATCGCCAAAATCGGCATGTGATTGCATTTTCGAAATACAATCCGGCACCTTAACTTCTCCCGTTTGGGCGCCATATAATCCCACCAGATAATTATTTTTCCAAACAATATTACTACTTCCTAAAAACCGATCAAGTACCGTTATTCCGGTATCGCCAGCATAAACAGGAATTTGTTGCGGTTCAATAAAATAACCTTCTCCCAAGGTAAACTTTTCCACCGCTATTGTGATTGTCCCCGTTTGATTTTCATCCTGAACCAGTCTTTCGGTTTGAGCAAATACCGATCCCGATAAAAACACCACCGCGATCATCATTCCTCCCCACAACATCATTGTTTTTCTTATCATTTTTGTCATTTTTTCACCCTTCCCTGTGTTAGAAACCTTTACTCCACTAAAATTAATTACAAAAAAAGAACTTCCACCTCAGTCAAAAAATGACTGACGACAGAAGCTCCAGAATATGCTGTAGAACTTTGTTTGGCATGCATCCCCAAGTGCGAAGGATTATGCCTGTTAATAAAGAATAGGTTCCCGGCTTATGCCCTCAGGCAATTACGGTAGCGCATCTGTTCAGGATTTTCACCTGGATTCCCCAAAGGTAAACGATCGCTTTCAGCGAGTTTACCAAACCTAATAGAATTTAATGAGTTTAAACTCACAATTCCCGGCATTCTTTATAACGATGATTAAATTGTTAAAATCCATTATTTTGAAAACATCATTTAGTTATTCAAAACAGATTAATTTCCGTTAAATATTAACCAAATTTAATGGATATATAAAATATTAACATCGGTGTTTTGAAATTGCAACCGTTTTTTCGTTTTTATTACCCTTGAAATTAGTTTATTTCAAGGGTAACTATTTTTTCAACTTTAAAATTCTTTTCTGCCACCCTACTTATTCAACCTTATACCTCCAACTTTAAAAGCCAATCCCTATTTTGCGCCTCTTCCGATGGCCTTGTTCTGGATGTCAATATAGCCATCCAGTTGTTCCAAATTTTGTGCCAGCAACTCAAACACAACATATTCGGGTTCAATCAAATCAATAATATTTTTAACCAGCGGATGATCAAATGGCACATGCCAATCAATTTTTTTAATATGTCCAACCGTTTTAAGGTATCGCTCAAATGGGTCTTCAGTCTTTAATAGTTCGGCATATTCAGCTCGATGATCCATCTTTAAATAATCTCCCGGCAATGACAAATTGACATGAATTCCCCTGATCCATTCTTTAAAACTTCCCAGTTTTTCAATCATCTTAAGAATATATTCTGCCCCTTCCCGAGCCGTTTTCAGATTGGGGTTGGAGATCATCAAATGGCTTAAGTCCAGCATGATTCCTTTGTTTTTGTAGTTGATCCGGTCTAAAAAGCGTTGTGCTTTTTCCTTATCCAAAAGCGTTAATCCCGGCCACCATAAATTTTCAAACAGCAGCATCACATCACTATCATTATCAAATGCCTGATTAACCAGTTCCACAGTTGCATCTAACACATCATCATCGGTATAATCAAATGCTCTTGTAAAAGAGTGCTCAGTTGTCACATGGGAGACATGGTAAACCATATACTCCACACCAAATTCCTGAGCGCTCCGATATTCGTCGCGAAAGGCATCTATCAGAGTTTGCGGATGGATACCACCATAATATTGACGAACACCTTCAATTCCGCCAAACATCTCGCACACTTTTTGATGATCATTTTTATAGAACTCCAACCAGGTCGGAAAATATTTCAAGTGAAGACCTTTTAAAATATGTCGGGGCAGGGTATCCAGATAATCTTCTTCATAACAAATCAATTCCACTCCATCCAGTTGATGTTTTTCTAAAAAGCGCTCAACATTTTTCCAATCTTTCTGAAATTTATCCAGATCACCAGAATAATTAGAGATATTCATCAAATACATATCCTTTTACCAACCCTTCATCGATAACCGCAACGTTTTAATACACTTTACCATTTACTTGTTATCTAAATATTGTAGCCTAATTTATAATGAAATCAGTTGTTGCTAATAAATGCCTGATCGTTAGTTCCGGCTTCAACCTCAGGAGGGGTTTCACCCTCTGGCACCACGACAATTTTAATGCCTTCCAGTCGGTTGCCAAAACCGGCGGTGCCAGCGCTGTCACCATCTTTGGCCCAGTTAAGCCAGCCAAAATTTTGCGCATGAACCCGATAATAAACATCAAATTTGTCGGCATCCGCGCCGGTTAGTTCAATTTGAATCGCTTCCAGTCGTAACCCCTGTCCCTTGGTGCCACTCATCTCCCCATCAGCTTTCCAGTTTTTTTCCCAGCCGATATTTTCAATATGGGTTTTATAGTGAATACCCAGATCGCCCTCACTTTCCAGCTTAACCTCAATGCCTTCTAAGCGAAGCGAACGACCAGCGGTACCACTCATTTCCCCATTTGTTTTAAATTCTTTTTCCCAACCATCATTTTGAATATGGGTTCGATACAAACAATCAACGGTCGGAAGCGTTGGTTCAACCGGATCAGTGGGATCTTCCGTCGCTTCAACTTTCGCCTTGACGGCATTGTATTGCGTCATATCGATACTGCTCACTTGACTTGTTGTCAAATTAAGCGAACCAAGCATTGCATCCACTGCAGCTAATGCTTTCTGCGCAGACACCTTGTTAGCTGAAGTGATGGCTGACACCTCCGGCAATGCTAAAATAGCCGTATTAACCTTTACGGTCGAATTCGCCACGTCAGTACAATCAAACAATTGCTTTTCGTTACGGTATGATCGCACAATCGCCTCATAACCTCTGGCAATCTGACCTTCATCGGCAGAAAAAGATTTATTTATGTCCGTTAACATATCCAGCATGGTATAACCATTCTTAATGAAATCGGCTTGAAAAATATCAACATTTCCAGTGCCAAGCATCATCATGCTTTGAGCATTGGACCACGCATTATCGTATTCAATCCCACTGTAAAAAAGACCGGTATAACCTTGAATTCTGGCGAAGTAAGGAATAAACACGGTTTCCATTGCCTGTTTTACATCATAAAACTCATCGCCAGCCTTGGCGTTTGGATCATAAAATGGGGCAATCGGTTGAAATTCCATGATATACATATCAATCAGCGGATCGCTATGCGAAACCGCCCCTGCCAAAGCATTAGCTGCCAACTCATGAATATAGGCATGGTCACGATCCGGCAAATAATTATAAGAATCAATCGCAAATTCGCTAACCTGTTTAACAAAATATCCATCCGATGGGTTTTTCCCATTGGTCAGCATTTCAATCAGATTATAGCCGCCAACATTTCTGGCATCATAACCGATCGCAGTAATCGCCAAGGCATCCTTGGCTACTTCATTGGCATCAAATCCTTCATTTAGGGGCTTACCCTGAGGATCTTTTTTATTTGATTGCTGATATTTTTGGACATAGGCATCATAACATTCAGTATAAAAACCATTATGCGGTGTATAACCAGCCCGAGCGGATGTAAAGATTAGCCAGGAGCCATAAGCCTTGGCCGTTGTTCCAAATACCGCATCATGACCAGAAACACTTGCCGGCAAACGAGACGCTAAACTATCTTGAATCAGGTTTTCAGCGGCACTAATTAATGCTTCCTGTTTCGCACTACCGGGTACTGTCGTGTTACCATTGTAGCTAAACGATGGCATGTTGGCTTCAAAATCTTTACCGACTACTGGTGTTCGTTCTTCTTCATACCAATAGGTCAATTGATAATTACCAGCCAGCGCTTCGTCATATTCAATGATGTACTGATTCAGAAGTGACGGAATCGCCTCACCAAAATAATTAGCGTTTGCTTCCAGACCACTAAATTTAAGGGGATTCTGGATCTCACTTTCCGGATACATTGGTACCAGTTTGGCCCCACACTGATCGATAACCGCCTGGCTTTCTTTGCTTCCATCTGCAGCAACCAACTTGGTTGTGTAAGTGGCTTTAAGAAATTCATCGGCATTTTCATTAATTCCCTGTGCCGGAACAACTTTGTTGTCGATATTAAAAACTACTTTCACCGGAATATCGGTTTTGTTAGCAGCCGCTTTAACCGGTGTAATTCCAATTATTGTCATGGTCATCGCCATGATCAATAGGTAAGCCATTATTAGCCATGTTTTTTTTCCAATTTCTTTAACATTTTTCATTTTCTACTTCTCC
This is a stretch of genomic DNA from Acetobacterium woodii DSM 1030. It encodes these proteins:
- a CDS encoding DUF4430 domain-containing protein — protein: MIRKTMMLWGGMMIAVVFLSGSVFAQTERLVQDENQTGTITIAVEKFTLGEGYFIEPQQIPVYAGDTGITVLDRFLGSSNIVWKNNYLVGLYGAQTGEVKVPDCISKMQSHADFGDAPTTESALAEGLTYPDRLSEKDYSPMSGWMYSVNNAFPGYGLDGYTPADGDVFRLQFTLWGYGADLGQDFQGGMTPINQTDKTALTKLLAEINSSSNKSEYMKDATFKTLYDQADAMMANLEATTKQVRDLHDQLKAAIPEISEPVSVTYHTHIQNVGWEKDWKNNGEMSGTSGRSLRLEGIEVKLDGAADYDLGIQYKTHIENIGWEKDWKRNGDMSGTKGQGLRLEGIEIALTGSDANQFDVYYQVHAQNFGWLDWAQNGANAGTAGFGYRLEGIRVVVVPKGEAAPGPTARPFVDKNLV
- a CDS encoding TIM barrel protein; the protein is MNISNYSGDLDKFQKDWKNVERFLEKHQLDGVELICYEEDYLDTLPRHILKGLHLKYFPTWLEFYKNDHQKVCEMFGGIEGVRQYYGGIHPQTLIDAFRDEYRSAQEFGVEYMVYHVSHVTTEHSFTRAFDYTDDDVLDATVELVNQAFDNDSDVMLLFENLWWPGLTLLDKEKAQRFLDRINYKNKGIMLDLSHLMISNPNLKTAREGAEYILKMIEKLGSFKEWIRGIHVNLSLPGDYLKMDHRAEYAELLKTEDPFERYLKTVGHIKKIDWHVPFDHPLVKNIIDLIEPEYVVFELLAQNLEQLDGYIDIQNKAIGRGAK